The Sinorhizobium fredii genome contains the following window.
AGGCGAAGCGTGACCGGCTCAGGGAATTCGCCGCTGTGCCAGCGACGCTCCTCTTCTTCGAGTCGCCGCACCGCATCGCCGCCACCGTCGCCGCCGCCGCCGCGGTTTTCGGCGAGGAGAGGAGAGCCGCTGTCTGCCGCGAGCTGACCAAGGCCTTCGAGGAGTTCCGCCGCGGCACGCTCGGCGAGCTCAAAGCCTTTTATGACCAAGGCGCGAGCGTCAAGGGCGAGATCGTGCTGGTGATCGGTCCGCCGGACGCAAAGCCCGTCGCGGAGGCCGCGGACGTGGACGCGCTGCTGAAGGAGCTCGTCCGCGACATGCCGATGGGCAAGGCGGCGACGGAGGCGGCGCGCCGGACCGGACTGCCGCGCAAGGAGCTTTACGATCGACTCCTCAGCCTGAGGGACAGTCATGAAGGCTGAGCGCCCGGCTGCCCGCAAGCTCATGGCGCTGAAGCGCGGCCATCTCGCCGAATACCGAGCCGCGCTCTGCCTGATGCTCAAGGGCTACCGGATCGTCGCGATGCGCTATCGCACCAAGCTCGGCGAGATCGACATCATTGCCCGCCGCGGCGACCTGATCGCCTGCGTCGAAGTCAAGGCCCGGGCGAGTTTCGACGGAGCCGTCTTCGCCGTCTCCGATACGGCGCAGCGGCGGATCAGGGCGGCGAGCGATATCTGGCTGTCGCGCCAGACGGATTTTCACCGCCTCTCGGTCAGCTACGACATCGTCGCCGTCATGCCCTGGCGCTGGCCGCGGCACCTGCCGGACGCGTTTTGATCAAACGATCAAAAATGTAATCGATCCGACACAAAAGCATTACCGGCCTGTCATCGAATGTCACTAGTCCACTGCCCACCGCAACCACGGTGGAGAGGGACCAGCCATGTTGAAAACCATTTCGTTCGCAGCCATTGCTCTTGCATTTTCCACGACGACGTCGCTCGCCGCGACCAACATCACCTGGTGGCACGGCATGGCCGGTCGCAACGGCGAGGTGATCAACGAGGTCGCCCAGAAATTCAACGTCTCCCAGAGCGCCTGCGCCCTGACGCCGGTCAGCAAGGGCACCTATGAGGAAGCGCTTGCCTCCGGCATCGCCGCTTTCCGCTCCGGCGAACAGCCGAACATCCTGCAGGTCTTCGACGCCGGTGCCGCAACCATCATCAACGCCAAGGGCGCCGTCATTCCGGCCGAGGACCTGATCACCAAGGCGGGCTACAGTTTCGACCGTGGCGCTTTCATCGACGGCGTGCGCTATTTCTACGCCGATAGCGAAGGCAAGTTCGTCGGCATGCCGTTCAATTCCTCGGCGCCGATCATGTATATCAACGACGAGGCCCTGAAGAAGGCCGGCGTCGAGGCCCCGAAGACCTGGGAAGAGTTCGAGGCTATCGCACCGAAGCTGAAGGAGGCTGGCTTCATTCCGCTCGTCCAGTCGCAGCTCACCTGGCAGTTCACCGAGAACTTCTTCTCACGCAACAACATCCAGTTCGCCACCAACAACAACGGCTACGACAGCGTCGTCGATACCAAGCTCAAGGTCACCGACCCGAACCTGGAGATGATGTTCGAGAAGCTGAAGGCCTGGAAGGACCAGGGCTACTTCGCTTTCTACGGTGCCGGCTGGAACGACAACCAGAAAGTCTTCGAAGAAGGCAAGGCAGCCCTTTGGATCGGCTCCTCCGGCTCCTTCGGCGGTCTGCAAAAGACTGCGACCATGCCCTTCTCGGCGACCTTCCTGCCCTATTGGAACGCGATCAAGGGCGCCGGCACCAACTCCTTCATCGGCGGCGCCGCACTCTTTGCCATGTCCGGAAAGTCGGACGAGGAAAACAAGTGCGTGGCCGATTTCTTCCAGTTCCTGACCTCGCCGGAAGTCCAGTACTTCTATCACAAGGACACCGGCTATGTTGCGATCACCAAGGCGGCCTATGAGCTCGCCCAGAAGGACGGCTACTACAAGGAAAAGCCGGTCGCCGAAGTCGGCATCAAGCAGCTCCTGCTGCCGGCCGGCGATTGGTCCAGGGGCTACCGCCTTGGCTTCTATCCGCAGATCCGCGAGATCATGGAGCGCGAATACGGCCGCATCTTCTCCGGCGAAGCGACCGTGAAGGATGCCCTAGAAGCGATCGAGAAGGAAGGCAACGAACTGCTCGCCCGTTTCGCCAAGACCGCCGGCTGATTGCGATGAGCGAGGCGAGCCCCTCACCATTCCCCTTTCCCCGCGCGCGGGGAAAGGGGAATGCCGCCGACAATGGAGCGTCCCTTCTCCCCGCCAGTGCGGGGAGAAGGTGGCGGGCAGGCCGGATGAGGGGCCGCTCCAAAGATCAAGGAGAGCAGGCAGCCGCCAAGCGCGTGCAATTCGCCTCGCCTTTCCTGCCCTATCTCTTTCTCGCGCCGCAGCTCGCGATCATCTTCGTGTTCTTCTACTGGCCGTCTGCCCAGGCGATCCAGTCCTCCTTCTATCTCGAGGATCCGTTCGGTTTCGGCTCCACCTTCGTCGGCCTCACGAACTATGCCGACGTCCTGAAGTCGACCGAGTATTTCGGCATAGCGCGGTTCACGGCCATCTTCACCGCCCTCGTCACCTTCTTCGCGCTGGCGATCGGGCTCCTGCTCGCCGTCAAGGCGGACGGCGTCATTCGCGGCAACGCGACCTACAAGACGCTGCTCATCTGGGTCTATGCGATCGCCCCGCCTGCCGCCGGCCTGATCGGCATGATGTTCTTCAACCAGCATATCGGCCCGCTCGTCGAATTCGCCCGCTGGTTCGGTTGGGACATCAAAGTCGGGCTCGATTATTTCGACACGGCCTTCGCGATGATCGTCGTCGCGGTCTGGAAGCAAATCCCCTACAACTTCATCTTCTTCCTTTCGGGACTTCAGGGCATTCCGGTGTCGGTGCGCGAGGCGGCGGCGATCGATTGCCGCTCGGAACTGCGCCGCTTCTGGACGGTCATCCTGCCGCTGCTGGCGCCGACTGCCTTCTTCCTGCTGATCATCAACGTCACCTATGCGCTTTTCGATACGTTCGGCATCATCGACGTGATGGTGAAGGACAAGGCCGCCAACAACCCGATCACGCTCGTCTACAAAGTCTACATGGACGGCTTCCGCGGCAACGATCTCGGCGGCTCCTCGGCGCAATCGGTGATCCTCATGCTGATCGTCCTGGTGCTCACCGTCTTCCAGTTCCGCTTCATCGAGCGGCGCGTGCACTATAATTGAGGTGATGCCGATGCATCGCACCCGTTTGCTCGACCACGTCATTCTTCTGATCGGCGTCTTCATCATGGTGATGCCCGTCGTCGTCGCCTTCATGACCTCGACCCACGAGGCGGCAGACATCCACCGCAATGGCCTCAGTCTCACCTGGGGCGGCCATTTCGCCGAGACTTATGAGACGGTTCTGGCCCGCGAGGGCGGTTTCACCGGCAAGGTCACCGGCTTCAACATGATGCTGAACTCCATGATCCTCGGCGTCGGCTTTGCCGTCGGCAAGATCGTGCTCTCGATGCTGGCGGCCTATGCGATCGTCTATTTCCGCTTTCCGCTGGCGAGCTTGTTCTTCTGGGTGATCTTCACGACGCTGCTCCTGCCGCTCGAGGTCCGCATCCTGCCCTCCTACGAGGTGATGAATGCCCTGAGGCTGACGAACACCTATACCGGGCTGATCGTGCCGCTTCTCGCCTCTGCGACCGGCACCTTCTATTTCCGCCAATT
Protein-coding sequences here:
- a CDS encoding YraN family protein, which produces MKAERPAARKLMALKRGHLAEYRAALCLMLKGYRIVAMRYRTKLGEIDIIARRGDLIACVEVKARASFDGAVFAVSDTAQRRIRAASDIWLSRQTDFHRLSVSYDIVAVMPWRWPRHLPDAF
- a CDS encoding extracellular solute-binding protein, translating into MLKTISFAAIALAFSTTTSLAATNITWWHGMAGRNGEVINEVAQKFNVSQSACALTPVSKGTYEEALASGIAAFRSGEQPNILQVFDAGAATIINAKGAVIPAEDLITKAGYSFDRGAFIDGVRYFYADSEGKFVGMPFNSSAPIMYINDEALKKAGVEAPKTWEEFEAIAPKLKEAGFIPLVQSQLTWQFTENFFSRNNIQFATNNNGYDSVVDTKLKVTDPNLEMMFEKLKAWKDQGYFAFYGAGWNDNQKVFEEGKAALWIGSSGSFGGLQKTATMPFSATFLPYWNAIKGAGTNSFIGGAALFAMSGKSDEENKCVADFFQFLTSPEVQYFYHKDTGYVAITKAAYELAQKDGYYKEKPVAEVGIKQLLLPAGDWSRGYRLGFYPQIREIMEREYGRIFSGEATVKDALEAIEKEGNELLARFAKTAG
- a CDS encoding ABC transporter permease subunit; this translates as MRGRSKDQGEQAAAKRVQFASPFLPYLFLAPQLAIIFVFFYWPSAQAIQSSFYLEDPFGFGSTFVGLTNYADVLKSTEYFGIARFTAIFTALVTFFALAIGLLLAVKADGVIRGNATYKTLLIWVYAIAPPAAGLIGMMFFNQHIGPLVEFARWFGWDIKVGLDYFDTAFAMIVVAVWKQIPYNFIFFLSGLQGIPVSVREAAAIDCRSELRRFWTVILPLLAPTAFFLLIINVTYALFDTFGIIDVMVKDKAANNPITLVYKVYMDGFRGNDLGGSSAQSVILMLIVLVLTVFQFRFIERRVHYN
- the ugpE gene encoding sn-glycerol-3-phosphate ABC transporter permease UgpE, translated to MHRTRLLDHVILLIGVFIMVMPVVVAFMTSTHEAADIHRNGLSLTWGGHFAETYETVLAREGGFTGKVTGFNMMLNSMILGVGFAVGKIVLSMLAAYAIVYFRFPLASLFFWVIFTTLLLPLEVRILPSYEVMNALRLTNTYTGLIVPLLASATGTFYFRQFFKSVPDELLEAARIDGAGPFKFFIDVLVPLSRTMMAAIFIIMFVYGWNQYLWPTLMTTDEGFFTLVRGIKQILLVWVGSNIPDYNEAFALAILAMLPPVIIVVMFQRWFIKGLTESDK